The following coding sequences lie in one Conexibacter woesei Iso977N genomic window:
- a CDS encoding SDR family oxidoreductase, which translates to MTDIDGKIIAITGASSGIGAATAELLAARGARVVLGARREEPLRALAQRIGDAASYRVTDVRRREDVAALVALARERHGRLDVLINNAGVGPISRLDALRVEDWDDMIDINLKGALHGIAAALPVFDEQQSGHMVFTSSTAAHRIVPTMAVYAATKTAVNVVAEGLRQEAGPGVRVSVVTPGYVSTNFADSVTDPAIRAQIAKGGDDIGIPPDAIARAIAFAIEQPDTVDVGEIIVRPTVQR; encoded by the coding sequence GTGACTGACATCGACGGCAAGATCATCGCCATCACCGGCGCGAGCAGCGGGATCGGCGCGGCGACCGCGGAGCTGCTGGCCGCGCGCGGGGCGCGGGTCGTCCTGGGCGCTCGGCGCGAGGAGCCACTGCGTGCGCTGGCGCAGCGGATCGGCGACGCCGCGTCCTACCGCGTGACCGACGTGCGCCGCCGTGAGGACGTCGCGGCGCTCGTCGCGCTGGCCCGCGAGCGCCACGGGCGCCTCGACGTGCTGATCAACAACGCGGGCGTCGGCCCGATCTCGCGCCTGGACGCGCTGCGCGTCGAGGACTGGGACGACATGATCGACATCAACCTCAAGGGCGCGCTGCACGGGATCGCCGCGGCGCTGCCGGTCTTCGACGAGCAGCAGTCCGGGCACATGGTGTTCACGTCCTCGACCGCCGCGCACCGGATCGTCCCGACGATGGCCGTCTACGCCGCGACCAAGACCGCGGTCAACGTGGTGGCCGAGGGCCTGCGCCAGGAGGCCGGCCCGGGCGTCCGCGTCTCGGTCGTCACGCCCGGCTACGTGTCGACGAACTTCGCCGACTCGGTGACCGACCCCGCCATCCGGGCCCAGATCGCCAAGGGCGGCGACGACATCGGCATCCCGCCGGACGCCATCGCCCGCGCGATCGCCTTTGCGATCGAGCAGCCTGACACGGTCGACGTCGGCGAGATCATCGTGCGCCCGACGGTCCAGCGCTGA
- a CDS encoding APC family permease has translation MSEKLLPVPEVSGMKPPGLVPAAGPPGGAKYDQDLSRSLTFRENVLITLSAVTPASSVFVIVPSVINGVGGASALAFAIAALVGVAVALCYAELSSAFPITGGEYAFVARTLGKPVGFALFVLSLVSGVFVLGVIASGAEIYLGAVWPSLSGSWVGIVVVLVTAVVGCLNIRTNAWVTGVFLVIELAAVAVLSVLGFAHAHQPVSTLWTAQAVGDHGVLVSAGAGLMVSYTATALFAYNGYGTAVYYAEETRQATRTIGRAILWSLAITVAAELIPLTGVLLGTPSLQGLVGASDPMSYFLRARGGETVSDIVSVAIAIAIINAVLAIVLQMGRLVYSSARDRSWPDVISEPLMRVHPRYKTPVAATLLVGVVGALLLWLVSFHILLIVTSASLLITYGLVGIAAIVGRVRGATARAVYRMPGWPVIPGAMVVATIVVGYESWTADWVPVVVAAAIFTAGLPYYYLYLHPRRGDRWTLPAPADEELA, from the coding sequence ATGAGCGAGAAGCTGTTGCCGGTCCCCGAGGTCTCGGGGATGAAGCCGCCTGGCCTGGTGCCCGCCGCCGGGCCGCCCGGAGGGGCGAAGTACGACCAGGACCTGTCGCGGTCGCTGACGTTCCGCGAGAACGTGCTGATCACGCTGTCGGCGGTCACGCCCGCGTCGAGCGTGTTCGTGATCGTGCCGTCGGTGATCAACGGCGTCGGCGGCGCGTCGGCGCTGGCCTTCGCGATCGCCGCGCTGGTCGGCGTCGCGGTCGCGCTCTGCTACGCGGAGCTGTCGAGCGCGTTCCCGATCACGGGCGGCGAGTACGCGTTCGTGGCGCGCACGCTCGGCAAGCCGGTCGGCTTCGCGCTGTTCGTGCTGAGCCTCGTCAGCGGCGTCTTCGTGCTCGGCGTGATCGCCTCGGGCGCGGAGATCTACCTCGGCGCGGTCTGGCCGTCGCTGTCGGGCAGCTGGGTCGGGATCGTCGTGGTCCTCGTCACCGCGGTCGTCGGCTGCCTGAACATCCGGACCAACGCGTGGGTGACCGGCGTCTTCCTGGTCATCGAGCTGGCCGCGGTCGCGGTGCTGTCGGTGCTCGGCTTCGCCCACGCCCACCAGCCGGTCTCGACGCTCTGGACCGCGCAGGCCGTCGGCGACCACGGCGTCCTGGTCTCGGCCGGTGCCGGGTTGATGGTGTCCTACACCGCGACCGCGCTGTTCGCCTACAACGGCTACGGCACCGCCGTCTACTACGCGGAGGAGACCAGGCAGGCGACCCGCACGATCGGCCGGGCGATCCTCTGGTCGCTGGCGATCACGGTCGCGGCCGAGCTGATCCCGCTGACCGGCGTCCTGCTCGGCACGCCGAGCCTGCAGGGGCTGGTCGGGGCGAGCGACCCCATGTCCTACTTCTTGAGGGCCCGTGGCGGGGAGACGGTGAGCGACATCGTCTCGGTGGCGATCGCGATCGCGATCATCAACGCGGTGCTGGCGATCGTGCTGCAGATGGGGCGGCTCGTCTACTCCTCGGCGCGCGACCGGTCGTGGCCGGACGTCATCAGCGAGCCGCTGATGCGCGTCCACCCGCGCTACAAGACGCCGGTCGCCGCGACGCTGCTCGTCGGCGTCGTGGGCGCGCTGCTGCTGTGGCTGGTCTCGTTCCACATCCTGCTGATCGTCACGTCGGCGAGCCTGCTCATCACCTACGGGTTGGTCGGGATCGCGGCGATCGTCGGCCGCGTGCGCGGCGCGACCGCGCGGGCGGTCTACAGGATGCCGGGCTGGCCGGTGATCCCGGGCGCGATGGTGGTCGCGACGATCGTCGTCGGCTACGAGTCCTGGACGGCCGACTGGGTGCCGGTCGTGGTCGCCGCGGCGATCTTCACCGCCGGCCTCCCGTACTACTACCTGTACCTGCACCCCCGGCGCGGCGACCGCTGGACGCTGCCCGCGCCCGCCGACGAGGAGCTGGCATGA
- a CDS encoding TetR/AcrR family transcriptional regulator gives MARWEPDARRRLQDAALALFAEHGFEQTTARQIAERAGLTERTFFRHFGDKREVLFGNEAAVTAALVDGVSGAPARASIAKAVEAGLRAASRDMQPRRAFLRRFAALVDEHPELQERELIKQRTMSSALAEALAARGLDAIEAQLAAEFAIVVMRVSFEQWLARGERRPLEEIAADVLARRPL, from the coding sequence GTGGCCCGCTGGGAACCCGACGCACGCCGTCGCCTGCAGGACGCCGCGCTCGCGCTGTTCGCCGAGCACGGCTTCGAGCAGACGACCGCCCGCCAGATCGCCGAGCGCGCCGGGCTGACCGAGCGCACGTTCTTCCGCCACTTCGGCGACAAGCGCGAGGTGCTGTTCGGCAACGAGGCCGCGGTGACCGCGGCGCTGGTCGACGGCGTCAGCGGGGCTCCGGCGCGGGCGTCGATCGCGAAGGCGGTCGAGGCCGGCCTGCGCGCCGCGAGCCGGGACATGCAACCGCGCCGCGCGTTCCTGCGCCGCTTCGCCGCGCTGGTCGACGAGCACCCGGAGCTCCAGGAGCGCGAGCTGATCAAGCAGCGCACGATGTCGTCCGCGCTGGCCGAGGCGCTGGCCGCGCGGGGTCTCGACGCGATCGAGGCCCAACTCGCCGCCGAGTTCGCCATCGTCGTCATGCGCGTGTCGTTCGAGCAGTGGCTCGCGCGCGGCGAGAGGCGCCCGCTGGAGGAGATCGCGGCCGACGTGCTCGCACGCCGGCCGCTGTAG
- a CDS encoding TetR/AcrR family transcriptional regulator — MARPKDQTARRAHLMTAALDAIRSRGVASLRIRDVAEAAGVSTGTVHYYFDDLDQLLFEVHTAACDRFYADRLAAISELDDARDKLATMIGSGLPTSRDDAMAIAMYEIDVYKLGNPVHALLHRGLYDRQVALYHGILELGRSQRHFTFDSPVVDVAQNMVALEDAYGLHVISGNQSLPVDRCAELIVGYARTVTGCAELAAAPA, encoded by the coding sequence ATGGCCCGCCCCAAAGACCAGACCGCCCGCCGCGCCCACCTGATGACCGCGGCGCTCGACGCGATCCGCAGCCGCGGCGTCGCCTCGCTGCGCATCCGCGACGTCGCCGAGGCCGCCGGCGTCTCGACCGGGACCGTCCACTACTACTTCGACGACCTCGACCAGCTGCTGTTCGAGGTCCACACCGCCGCCTGCGACCGCTTCTACGCCGACCGCCTCGCGGCGATCTCAGAGCTCGACGACGCGCGCGACAAGCTCGCGACGATGATCGGCTCGGGCCTGCCGACCTCGCGCGACGACGCGATGGCGATCGCGATGTACGAGATCGACGTCTACAAGCTGGGCAACCCCGTCCACGCGCTCCTGCACCGCGGCCTCTACGACCGCCAGGTCGCGCTCTACCACGGGATCCTGGAGCTCGGTCGCAGCCAGAGGCACTTCACCTTCGACAGCCCGGTCGTCGACGTCGCGCAGAACATGGTGGCCTTGGAGGACGCCTACGGGCTGCACGTCATCTCCGGCAACCAGTCGCTGCCGGTGGACCGCTGCGCGGAGCTGATCGTCGGCTACGCGCGCACGGTCACCGGCTGCGCCGAGCTCGCGGCCGCGCCGGCCTGA